A single window of Rubripirellula lacrimiformis DNA harbors:
- a CDS encoding L-serine ammonia-lyase yields MENPELPYYGVFDLFKIGIGPSSSHSVGPMRAAAMFLDELADRNLTETVQRVRVDLYGSLALTGIGHATDVAVLMGLRGEVPDQIDPDSIAEKLSRIRDSGKIELAGDRQIPFAEKSDLIFNRKIRLDAHPNGIRFQAFCDQDADAPAHQSIYFSIGGGFVIPAVVTDEDASDDGAAGLPGGQHAHAVSIAMSVPAQDTVRVPYPFSSARELLELTDQHQISISDLSRANEQALRPAEETSDGLRRIWQAMQECVQRGCRTEGILPGGLNIQRRAPALHQSLTQNAESIIRDPMSILDWVDLFALAVNEENAAGGRVVTAPTNGAAGIIPAVLHYLERFCDGVTPDTIERFLLTASVIGSLYKRNASISGAEVGCQGEVGVACSMAAGALTEALGGTPHQVEEAAEIGMEHNLGLTCDPIKGLVQIPCIERNAMGAVKAINASRLALRGDGKHFVSLDRVIRVMKRTGADMSTRYKETSRGGLAVNLSEC; encoded by the coding sequence TTGGAAAATCCAGAACTGCCATACTATGGCGTCTTTGATCTGTTCAAAATTGGGATCGGACCGTCCAGTTCGCATTCGGTGGGTCCGATGCGTGCCGCAGCGATGTTCTTGGACGAACTGGCCGATCGAAATCTGACCGAAACGGTTCAGCGAGTCCGTGTGGACCTGTACGGGTCGCTGGCGTTGACCGGCATTGGCCACGCGACCGACGTTGCCGTGTTGATGGGGCTTCGCGGCGAAGTCCCCGACCAAATCGATCCCGATTCGATTGCCGAAAAACTAAGTCGGATTCGTGATTCTGGAAAGATCGAATTGGCGGGCGATCGACAGATCCCATTCGCCGAAAAGTCTGACTTGATCTTCAATCGCAAGATTCGTCTGGATGCGCATCCCAACGGGATCCGTTTCCAAGCGTTTTGCGACCAGGATGCCGATGCCCCGGCGCACCAATCCATCTACTTTTCGATCGGCGGCGGCTTTGTCATCCCAGCTGTGGTCACCGACGAAGACGCATCCGACGACGGGGCAGCCGGGCTTCCCGGGGGTCAACACGCACACGCGGTTTCGATCGCGATGTCCGTTCCAGCCCAGGATACGGTTCGTGTTCCGTATCCATTTTCGTCAGCCCGCGAATTGCTGGAACTGACCGACCAACACCAAATTTCGATCAGCGATCTTTCGCGTGCCAATGAACAAGCGCTGCGACCGGCCGAAGAGACGAGTGATGGCCTGCGGCGAATCTGGCAAGCGATGCAAGAATGCGTCCAACGTGGTTGCCGAACCGAAGGAATTTTACCGGGCGGGTTGAACATCCAGCGGCGTGCACCGGCTCTGCACCAGTCGCTGACGCAGAACGCCGAATCGATCATTCGCGATCCGATGTCCATCTTGGACTGGGTGGACCTATTTGCATTGGCAGTGAACGAAGAGAACGCGGCGGGCGGCAGGGTGGTGACGGCGCCAACGAACGGTGCCGCCGGAATCATCCCCGCGGTCCTGCACTACTTAGAACGATTCTGTGATGGAGTGACACCGGACACGATCGAGCGATTCTTGCTAACCGCGTCGGTGATCGGGTCACTGTACAAACGCAACGCGTCGATCTCGGGTGCCGAAGTGGGATGCCAGGGCGAAGTCGGTGTGGCCTGTTCGATGGCGGCGGGGGCTCTAACGGAAGCCTTGGGTGGGACGCCACACCAAGTCGAAGAGGCAGCGGAAATCGGGATGGAACACAACCTTGGTCTGACCTGCGACCCGATCAAAGGACTCGTCCAAATTCCCTGCATCGAACGCAACGCGATGGGCGCGGTCAAGGCGATCAATGCAAGCCGATTAGCATTGCGTGGCGATGGCAAGCACTTTGTATCGCTGGACCGAGTAATCCGAGTGATGAAACGCACCGGCGCCGACATGTCGACGCGTTACAAAGAAACGTCACGCGGCGGACTGGCCGTCAACCTAAGCGAATGTTAA
- a CDS encoding DUF4129 domain-containing protein, producing MISSLANFFMLVLYHGSYPARVSWTLLMFTMGVVAIARVAIEKDRAYSMGYAGVLGLVTFVSMLRFVDSPIFSAVILVVIAVLADRIVRDCTLIDDDVDASGQGLIDSGRLFVRKQIKPTEPPDESSADSITDQPPQNSGASRRTNAHQPGRTVMYLALAALPLFGLGQFFLRSDPETWARAQKLLAFYLFASLSLLVTTSFLGLRRYLRQRKVEMPADVTVAWLAGGVAMIALILFIAFMAPVPGRLIASIELPEFLDSPDDTVASKSGWGDEAADKTSENAASTSGDPDAAEKEVQDIAAGKDAPAGDVGTGQRKDGPAGDQKGKSPDASGPSDAKSSESKDAPSGKQESNSSDSKQESKGDSGDAKSSPSESQQNDSQPSQDAKSESGESPANEDQAASNESDAKQDRSPQADKNDANDAGSTKQGSSSAAKSNPLRSVANAMPGISSLLKFIIFLALVAIVVAFVWMHRHAIGLWWANWFQPKADDGQPSFDEFLAQENSVPLRSFASFSNPIGREQDPRRVIVITFAAWEAYCREQGIQRSREETPNEFLRRATASQGDASTGLLSAHAVRLVEAYNRILYGRGKATDRDVAAASELWRSMTG from the coding sequence ATGATCAGCAGCCTTGCCAATTTCTTCATGCTGGTGCTCTACCACGGCAGCTACCCTGCCCGTGTGTCTTGGACGCTATTGATGTTCACCATGGGCGTCGTTGCGATCGCCCGGGTCGCGATCGAAAAAGATCGCGCCTATTCCATGGGCTACGCGGGCGTCCTCGGCCTAGTCACGTTTGTGTCGATGTTGCGGTTCGTCGATTCGCCGATCTTTTCGGCCGTGATCCTGGTGGTGATTGCCGTGCTGGCCGATCGGATCGTCCGCGACTGCACTTTGATCGATGATGACGTGGATGCCAGCGGGCAAGGTTTGATCGACTCGGGACGGTTGTTTGTTCGCAAGCAGATCAAGCCGACTGAACCACCGGACGAATCATCCGCTGATTCGATCACCGATCAGCCGCCACAGAACTCCGGTGCATCGCGGCGTACAAATGCTCATCAGCCGGGACGCACGGTGATGTACCTGGCTTTGGCGGCGCTGCCACTGTTCGGTCTAGGGCAGTTCTTTCTGCGCTCGGATCCCGAAACCTGGGCGCGAGCACAGAAATTGTTGGCGTTCTATTTGTTCGCCAGCCTTTCGTTATTGGTCACCACTAGTTTTCTAGGTTTGCGGCGGTATTTGCGACAGCGAAAAGTTGAAATGCCTGCCGATGTGACGGTCGCATGGTTGGCCGGCGGTGTCGCCATGATCGCGTTGATCTTGTTCATCGCTTTTATGGCACCGGTACCGGGACGATTGATCGCATCGATCGAACTTCCTGAATTCCTCGATTCGCCAGACGACACCGTTGCCAGCAAAAGTGGCTGGGGCGACGAGGCGGCTGATAAGACAAGCGAAAATGCTGCGTCGACATCCGGTGATCCCGACGCGGCCGAAAAGGAAGTCCAGGACATCGCCGCGGGCAAGGACGCGCCGGCCGGCGACGTGGGCACGGGCCAGCGAAAAGACGGGCCAGCAGGCGACCAGAAAGGTAAGTCCCCCGATGCCTCTGGACCCTCGGATGCCAAGTCTTCGGAATCAAAGGACGCCCCGTCTGGAAAACAAGAATCAAACAGCTCGGACAGCAAGCAGGAAAGCAAAGGCGATTCCGGTGATGCGAAGTCGTCGCCAAGCGAATCGCAGCAAAACGATTCCCAACCAAGCCAGGATGCGAAGTCCGAATCCGGCGAATCACCCGCCAATGAAGACCAAGCGGCGTCGAATGAAAGCGATGCCAAACAGGATCGCAGCCCGCAAGCAGACAAGAATGATGCCAACGATGCTGGGTCGACCAAACAGGGGTCTTCGTCGGCTGCCAAGTCGAACCCGTTGCGGTCGGTCGCCAACGCGATGCCCGGAATATCAAGTCTGTTGAAGTTCATCATCTTTTTGGCGTTGGTGGCGATCGTCGTCGCCTTTGTTTGGATGCACCGCCATGCGATCGGTCTGTGGTGGGCAAATTGGTTCCAACCCAAGGCCGATGACGGGCAACCGTCGTTCGATGAATTCTTGGCGCAGGAAAACAGCGTACCGCTGCGTTCGTTCGCATCCTTTTCGAACCCGATCGGTCGCGAACAAGATCCTCGCCGAGTGATCGTGATCACCTTCGCAGCCTGGGAAGCCTATTGTCGTGAACAGGGAATCCAGCGGTCGCGTGAAGAAACCCCCAATGAATTTCTGCGACGGGCAACGGCGAGCCAGGGCGACGCTTCGACCGGACTTCTATCGGCTCACGCGGTTAGGTTGGTCGAAGCCTACAACCGGATTCTGTACGGCCGCGGAAAAGCGACTGACCGCGATGTTGCTGCCGCTAGCGAACTATGGCGATCGATGACGGGTTAA
- a CDS encoding DUF4339 domain-containing protein → MKTGWYYMASGWIRKGRRVGPISESDLLLRIDRGQIGPETLLQSSKTKGKWIPMNKIGPAMERWRSLHPENQE, encoded by the coding sequence ATGAAAACCGGATGGTACTACATGGCCAGCGGCTGGATCCGTAAAGGTCGTCGTGTGGGGCCGATCTCGGAAAGCGACCTGCTGCTGCGGATTGATCGCGGTCAAATCGGTCCCGAAACGTTGCTGCAAAGTAGCAAAACGAAGGGGAAATGGATCCCGATGAACAAGATCGGTCCTGCCATGGAACGGTGGAGATCACTTCACCCCGAGAATCAAGAGTAA
- a CDS encoding DUF6690 family protein codes for MISRLQTAALLAAAAGGPYVASETQWGQDAMGVIGGASTVSYQGEGAISVTGAAHAHHEVEGLRNVNSQRYRFDEDMARKLGAIPADPAAVPQLAMVGVTDLREVIRFDITPQWVIGRFARVSTVLADLNLEGLRVPVVTGTRADDLAGTLTYYFDQKSTLQRVTFHGFTGDPNKLVYAATSHYGLAAEPTLEAGVYTKRWNGKPVHFLRLTHAPVVYSDAVHQKYTVFMELNQPSLHYGISAEAKRIVDADRHSGRW; via the coding sequence ATGATTTCACGATTGCAAACCGCGGCGCTACTAGCCGCCGCCGCAGGAGGACCGTACGTGGCATCTGAAACCCAGTGGGGACAGGATGCCATGGGCGTGATCGGTGGCGCATCGACGGTGTCTTATCAGGGCGAGGGAGCGATTTCGGTCACCGGTGCCGCGCATGCCCACCACGAAGTCGAAGGACTTCGCAACGTCAACTCACAGCGGTATCGATTCGACGAAGACATGGCTCGCAAGTTAGGCGCGATCCCCGCTGACCCTGCCGCCGTGCCCCAATTGGCGATGGTAGGGGTGACCGATCTGCGCGAAGTGATCCGGTTCGACATCACACCGCAGTGGGTGATCGGACGCTTCGCTCGCGTCAGTACGGTGTTGGCGGATCTGAATCTAGAAGGGTTGCGAGTTCCCGTCGTCACCGGAACTCGCGCCGATGATCTGGCAGGAACGTTGACCTACTATTTTGATCAGAAGAGTACGTTGCAGCGGGTCACCTTTCACGGTTTCACGGGCGATCCAAACAAACTGGTTTACGCCGCGACATCGCATTATGGGCTGGCCGCTGAACCGACTTTGGAAGCCGGCGTTTACACCAAACGTTGGAACGGCAAGCCAGTGCACTTCTTGCGACTGACGCACGCGCCTGTCGTTTACTCGGATGCCGTTCATCAAAAGTACACGGTCTTCATGGAACTGAACCAACCCAGTTTGCACTATGGGATCAGCGCCGAGGCCAAGCGGATCGTGGATGCCGACCGGCACAGCGGTCGTTGGTAG
- a CDS encoding class I SAM-dependent methyltransferase: MLVPFDHYRDVLAQWSQSVGNGENANASTIARMRQQLGEDVAHAVISSAQLQTKARAKFGEGHWWVSEKSLQQATPWQVARLKAAWLGNRDVVDLCCGVGGDTMELARRGRVLGVDQDRITASMAHANLKQIQATAEPSEASTASDVCCDDACRIPIDPKSAVHIDPDRRGSGKRTTDPDEYQPAWTDVLGIVQRQPASIIKLAPVAAGGPNSSLTATMASWHRSWISLSGSVREQSLICGDAIDQADLPDNGRSAYRVRHDGSWVRFVAHADEVVDLPEQTAQLWKTDTNPGGYMIDPDASIRAAGLTIAYANRHGIRLLGKPSGFLTCDDPPKADESATSTSPPPDDANRDSVNGAGANLAVPNLAVVGQVVWSGSADDRKLRRELRSRNMYPETIKVRGTDHDPNMLSRRYRSTGDTPVTLWIGRSGGRVYAAITTAWQAAEPLPRAASL, translated from the coding sequence TTGCTTGTCCCCTTTGATCACTACCGCGACGTCCTCGCCCAATGGTCGCAGTCCGTTGGCAACGGAGAAAACGCCAATGCATCGACGATCGCCCGAATGCGACAGCAACTCGGTGAAGATGTCGCGCATGCGGTGATCTCTTCTGCGCAGCTGCAGACGAAAGCCCGCGCCAAGTTTGGCGAAGGCCATTGGTGGGTATCCGAAAAATCGCTGCAACAAGCGACACCCTGGCAGGTGGCGCGGCTGAAAGCGGCCTGGTTGGGCAACCGAGACGTCGTCGATCTGTGTTGCGGCGTCGGCGGCGACACCATGGAATTGGCTAGGCGAGGCAGGGTGCTGGGTGTCGATCAAGATCGAATCACAGCATCGATGGCACACGCCAACCTGAAACAGATACAGGCCACCGCCGAGCCAAGCGAAGCTTCGACCGCATCGGATGTTTGCTGTGATGACGCATGCCGGATTCCGATCGATCCCAAATCAGCAGTGCACATCGATCCCGATCGACGTGGATCCGGCAAACGCACAACCGATCCGGACGAATACCAGCCAGCCTGGACCGACGTTCTGGGCATCGTCCAGCGGCAACCTGCGTCCATCATCAAACTGGCGCCGGTGGCCGCCGGTGGCCCGAATTCGTCGTTGACCGCAACCATGGCGTCATGGCATCGATCGTGGATTTCATTGTCCGGCAGCGTGCGAGAGCAGTCGCTGATCTGTGGCGACGCGATCGACCAGGCCGACCTACCTGACAACGGACGTTCGGCCTACCGAGTTCGCCACGACGGATCCTGGGTGCGTTTCGTCGCCCACGCGGACGAGGTCGTTGACCTGCCTGAACAAACCGCCCAGCTGTGGAAAACAGACACCAACCCAGGTGGTTACATGATCGATCCCGATGCGTCGATCCGCGCGGCGGGATTGACGATCGCGTACGCCAATCGACATGGGATCCGACTGCTTGGCAAACCGTCCGGGTTCCTGACCTGTGACGATCCACCCAAGGCGGACGAATCGGCAACCAGCACGTCGCCGCCACCGGATGATGCGAACCGAGATAGCGTGAACGGGGCCGGTGCCAACCTAGCGGTCCCCAACTTGGCGGTGGTGGGCCAAGTGGTGTGGTCCGGTTCCGCGGACGATCGCAAACTTCGCCGTGAACTTCGTAGCCGGAACATGTACCCCGAAACCATCAAGGTTCGCGGCACCGACCATGACCCCAACATGTTATCGCGGCGATATCGGTCGACGGGCGACACGCCGGTGACCCTGTGGATCGGGCGTTCGGGCGGGCGCGTCTATGCCGCGATCACTACTGCATGGCAGGCGGCAGAACCTCTACCGCGTGCGGCAAGTCTTTGA